The region GATCGGCCCGGTCGTCAACGGCGGCAACTGCCTGGGCGTGCGCTCGGCGCCGGGACGTTACGACACGATGTTCATTCCCGGCGTGAAGCTCGGCCGCGAGCCGCTCGAACGGCGCGAGGCCGCGGCGCCGCTGTCGGTCGTCTCGCAGAGCGGAGCGTTCGCGTGCGCGCGCGCCACGACCCTCGGCGGCGTCGAGCCGCGCCACCTGATCTCGATCGGCAATCAGATCGACCTCACCGCCGGCGACTACCTCCGCTGGCTGAAGGACGACGCCGGGACCGAGATCGTCGCCTGCTACGTCGAAGGCTTCCGCCCGCTCGACGGCGCGGCGTGGATCGAAGCCGCCGCCGGGATCGTCGCCTCGGGACGCGACGTGATCCTTTACCGCGCGGGGCGCACCGCCGAAGGCGCCGGCGCCGCCGCCTCCCACACCGCCGCGATCGCCGGGGACTTCGCGGTCCTTCGCGCCCTCGCGCGGCAGGCGGGCGTCGTGCTCGCCGAGACCGTCGAGGACTTCGACGATCTCGTGAGGTTGTTCGTCCGGTTGCGCGGACGTCGCCTCGCGGGAGCGCGGCTGGGCGCGATGTCCAACGCCGGCTTCGAATGCGTCGCGTTCGGCGACGCCCTCGGGCCCTTCGCGTTCGCCCGATTCGCCCCCGGGACGGCCTCCCGTCTCGCGGCGATCCTCGATCGCGCCCGCCTGTCCGGGATCGTCGCGCCGCACAACCCCTTCGACGCGACGCCGATCCTCCCCGACGCCCCGTTCGGCGAGGCGGTCGAGGCGATCCTCGACGATCCCGGCGTCGACGCGGCGATCGTGGGGTGCGTGCCGATGACGCCCGCGCTGGCCACGCTCGCGGCCGAGGGGGGGCCGGACGACGTCGCCTCCCGCCTCGGCTCGCTGTTCGCCGCGACGGCGAAGCCCTGGGTCGCGGTCGTGGACGGGGGCCCGCCCTACGACGCGATGCGCGCCCGGCTCGAGCGCGCCGGGATCCCGGTCTTCCGGACCGCCGACCGGGCCCTGCGCCTGCTGGGGCTGTGGGCCGAGGTCAGGATGCGCGCGGAGCGGCCGTCACCGCCTTGCTCTTGACCCGGTCCTTCTCGGTCAGGCCTTCGAGGATCTCGATCGAGATCCCGTCCGACAGCCCCGTCCGGACGTCGCGACGCTCGAAGCGCTGGGGCGCGGTCTCGACCTCGACCCAGGCCTGCGCCCCCTCGAACTTCAAGAGCCCCTCGTCGATGGCCAGGACCTTGTCCCGGCGATCGAGCACGATGTCGGCGTTCGCGCTGTAGTTCGCGCGGATCAGCGCCCCGGGGTCCTTCGAGAGCGCGGCGCGGATCTCGAACTGGATCGCGCCGTTCTCCTCCTTCCCCTTCGGGGCGATGTACTCGAGGGTCGCCGCGAAGCTCTTCCCCTCGATCGCGCCGATCGTGAGCACGAGGCTCATGCCGGGGCGGAGCTTTCCGACCTCGGATTCGTCGACCTTTCCCTCGAAGACGAGCTCGGACATGTCCGCCAGCGTCGCGACGGTGGTCCCGTCGTTGAAGGTGTTCGACTCGATCACCGACCGCCCCTCCTCCGCGGGGACGTCGAGGACCGTGCCGTCGACCGTCGCGCGGACGAGCGTGTTCGACGTGTCCCCCGCCCGCTTCGTCGTCCCCTTGAGCACGACGTCGAGCGTGTCGGTCGCCGCCTGGACCTCGGCGCGCGCCCTCGAGCGCTCGAGCTCCGTGCGGCGGAAGGTCTCGTCGGAGAGGATCCCCTCCTCGCGGAGCAGGCGCTGCCGCTCGAACTCCCGCTCGGCGTTCTCGAGGTCGATCCGCGCGCGCGCGACGCGGTTCTCCGCGGCGGCGAGGCTCGCCATGTTCGGCACGACGCGGATGCGCGCGAGGACGTCCCCGCGGCGCACGACGTCGCCCGGCTCCACGAGCAGCGCCTCCAGGATCCCCGACACCTGCGGCTTGATCTCGACCTCCTTGCGGGGGACGACGGAGCCGGTCGCCACCGTCTTGCTGACGATGTCGGTGACGAACGGGGACGCGGTCTCCCAGACCTCGGGGGGTTTCCGCGATTTCTTCCAGAGGTAGGCGATCGTGCCGACGAACACGGCGGCGAGCGCGAGCGCGGCCAGGACGGACAGCACCTTCTTCATGACGATCGAAGCGCCTCCACGGTGGGGACCTTCAGGGCGCGCCACGCGGGCATCAGCCCCGCGGCGATGCCGGACGCGATCAGGATGCCAAGCGCCTGCAGGGCGGTCGCGATCTCCACCCCGGGGCGCTTGAAGAACATCGAATCGGTGTTCGCGACCGCCGCCGCGACCCCGTCCATCGCGAGCATCCCCGACACGAGGCCGAGGTACCCCGCCGCGGCGGTGAGCAGCACCGCCTCGAGGACGATCTGGCTCGTGATCGCGAACGGCGTGGCCCCCACGGCGCGGCGCACACCGATCTCGTGCGTCCGCTCGCGGACGATGACGAGCATGATGTTGCTCACCCCGATGACTCCGGCGGCGAGCGTGCCGATGCCGACGATCCAGACCAGAAGGCGGATGCCCGTGAAGACGCCCGAGAACTTCCGGAACTCCTGCTCCAGGTTCCACGAGCCGAAGGCGCGGGCGTCGTCGGGGGAGACGGCGTGCCGGGCGCGCAGCAGCGCCTTCACCTTCTCCTCCGTCACCGTCGCGGGCACGTCGTCGCGAGACTTGATCGCGAGCCAGTCCACGCGGTTCCCGTAGTTGAAGGACTGCTGGAAGGTCGAGAAGGGGATGTAGATCGTCTGCGTCTCGCGATCGCCGCGCGTGCCGCTCTGGAGCGACTTGAAGACGCCGACCACCGTGAAGTAGACGCCCTGGATCCGGATCTCCTTCGAGAGGGGCGACTCGCCGCGCTCGAAGAGCAGCTCGCGGACCCGCGTGCCGATGACCGCGACCTTGCGGCGATCGGCGACGTCGATGGGGTTGAGGAAGCGCCCCTCCACCAGCGGCACCGTCTGGATGCGCGCGAGCTCGGGCACGTCCCCCATCACGCTGAAGCCGCCCGAGCGGTTCCGGCGCACCACGTTGTTGCCTCCGCCGAACCCGCCGAGCTGGTTGCGCGGCGCGACGATCTCGGCCTCCGGCACCTTCTGGCGCACGGCGGCGACGTCCGCGTCGGTGAGGTCGAGCTCGCGGCCGACCGGCATCCCCTTCCAGGGCTTCGTGGTGCGCTGGCTCCAGACGAACAGGCTGTTGGTGGCTCCCCCCGAGAATCCCTCCATCGCGCCGCGCTCGAGTCCGTTCCCCGAGCCCATCATCACCATCAGCAGGAAGATCCCCCAGAAGACTCCGAACGCGGTCAGGAGCGTCCGGACCTTGTTGCCCCGCAGCGCCTCCCAGATCTCGTGCCAGTGGTCGCGGTCGAGAACGCTCATTCGTCCCTCAACGCCTCGATCGGGCGGATCGCCGCGGCGCGACGGGCCGGAACGAACCCGGCGATCGCCCCGGCCCCCACGAGCAGGATCGTGGCCCAGATCGCGATGCCGAGGTCCACCTCGGGACGACGGAACATCTCCGCGCTCGTGAGCGCCCCCGAAGCCAGCTCGAGCGTCGCCACCCCGAGGACGAGCCCGAGGTAACCGGCGACGCCGGTGAGGAAGATCGACTCCTGCAGGATCATCCCGACGATCGACCCCGGCGTCGCTCCGAGCGCCTTGCGCACGCCGATCTCCTTGGTGCGCTCGCGCACGGCGATCATCATGATGTTGCTGACGCCGACGACCCCCGCGAAGATCGTCCCGATCCCGATCACCCAGACGAACAGCCGGATCCCGTTCATCACCCCGAGGATCCGCTGGAAGCCCTCGAAGTTGTTCCGGACGAAAACCGCCCGCGGGTCGTCGGGCTTGAAGTCGTGCCGCTTGGCCAGCCGGTCGCGGATCTCCCGAGCCATGCGATCGCTCTGCTCGAGGGTGGCGCCGCCGGTCGTGAGCATCATCTGCCCCAGCCGGTCGGCGCCGTTGAACGTGCGCTGCGCGGTCGAGATCGGGATGTAGATCTTCTGCATCTCGTTCTCGCCGCCCTCGTCCTCGAACACCCCGACGACCTGGAACGCGATGCCGTTGATCTCGAGGTACTCGCCGATGGCCGCGCCGTCCTTGAAGAGGTCGCGGGCCACGAGGCGACCGACGACGGCGACCTTGCGGAACTGCCGCACGTCGAGCTCGTTCAGGAACCGCCCGCGGGCCACGATCGTCTTCTCGACGAACCGGTGGTCGGGGTGCACGCACCGGACGTCGTACGAGCCGAACTCGCCGCGGTACGCGACG is a window of Candidatus Polarisedimenticolaceae bacterium DNA encoding:
- a CDS encoding acetate--CoA ligase family protein, with translation MRALVEDPYALAAELGLKVPPSVLVRDAAHARGLDLKTPRVVVKAVSSAIVHKTEAGAVAIVPAERAAEAVAAMEARLAAFPVEGYRIFACVEHERSFGRELLLGMRWTEDFGPVVTLAAGGVHAEHLARSFVPGADVAILSPVLAGPAVLERALRATAVGPLLLDGLRGRPPLIGRDALLDLLARALAFARENLPGRMLDFEINPLVVTDDGLFALDARAAAGRARGATPPERPIEKIGRLLRPRSIAIAGVSSRRNPGRVILENVLAEGFDPAHVRVIKPGARDIDGIPCVPSVAGLEPPVDLLVLSVDAVSGVEAIEQACETGRAESVVLIPGGLGEREGTEALESRLRSALASARARGIGPVVNGGNCLGVRSAPGRYDTMFIPGVKLGREPLERREAAAPLSVVSQSGAFACARATTLGGVEPRHLISIGNQIDLTAGDYLRWLKDDAGTEIVACYVEGFRPLDGAAWIEAAAGIVASGRDVILYRAGRTAEGAGAAASHTAAIAGDFAVLRALARQAGVVLAETVEDFDDLVRLFVRLRGRRLAGARLGAMSNAGFECVAFGDALGPFAFARFAPGTASRLAAILDRARLSGIVAPHNPFDATPILPDAPFGEAVEAILDDPGVDAAIVGCVPMTPALATLAAEGGPDDVASRLGSLFAATAKPWVAVVDGGPPYDAMRARLERAGIPVFRTADRALRLLGLWAEVRMRAERPSPPCS
- a CDS encoding efflux RND transporter periplasmic adaptor subunit is translated as MKKVLSVLAALALAAVFVGTIAYLWKKSRKPPEVWETASPFVTDIVSKTVATGSVVPRKEVEIKPQVSGILEALLVEPGDVVRRGDVLARIRVVPNMASLAAAENRVARARIDLENAEREFERQRLLREEGILSDETFRRTELERSRARAEVQAATDTLDVVLKGTTKRAGDTSNTLVRATVDGTVLDVPAEEGRSVIESNTFNDGTTVATLADMSELVFEGKVDESEVGKLRPGMSLVLTIGAIEGKSFAATLEYIAPKGKEENGAIQFEIRAALSKDPGALIRANYSANADIVLDRRDKVLAIDEGLLKFEGAQAWVEVETAPQRFERRDVRTGLSDGISIEILEGLTEKDRVKSKAVTAAPRAS
- a CDS encoding ABC transporter permease encodes the protein MSVLDRDHWHEIWEALRGNKVRTLLTAFGVFWGIFLLMVMMGSGNGLERGAMEGFSGGATNSLFVWSQRTTKPWKGMPVGRELDLTDADVAAVRQKVPEAEIVAPRNQLGGFGGGNNVVRRNRSGGFSVMGDVPELARIQTVPLVEGRFLNPIDVADRRKVAVIGTRVRELLFERGESPLSKEIRIQGVYFTVVGVFKSLQSGTRGDRETQTIYIPFSTFQQSFNYGNRVDWLAIKSRDDVPATVTEEKVKALLRARHAVSPDDARAFGSWNLEQEFRKFSGVFTGIRLLVWIVGIGTLAAGVIGVSNIMLVIVRERTHEIGVRRAVGATPFAITSQIVLEAVLLTAAAGYLGLVSGMLAMDGVAAAVANTDSMFFKRPGVEIATALQALGILIASGIAAGLMPAWRALKVPTVEALRSS
- a CDS encoding ABC transporter permease produces the protein MFDVDAWQEILDTLRKNKLRSFLTGFSVAWGIFMLILLLGSGQGLRNGVEYQFRDDAVNSVWISSGQTSVPWKGLQPGRTVQFRNGDYDEIRRGVDGVEYMSGRFWIRGNLTVAYRGEFGSYDVRCVHPDHRFVEKTIVARGRFLNELDVRQFRKVAVVGRLVARDLFKDGAAIGEYLEINGIAFQVVGVFEDEGGENEMQKIYIPISTAQRTFNGADRLGQMMLTTGGATLEQSDRMAREIRDRLAKRHDFKPDDPRAVFVRNNFEGFQRILGVMNGIRLFVWVIGIGTIFAGVVGVSNIMMIAVRERTKEIGVRKALGATPGSIVGMILQESIFLTGVAGYLGLVLGVATLELASGALTSAEMFRRPEVDLGIAIWATILLVGAGAIAGFVPARRAAAIRPIEALRDE